The Mycolicibacterium aurum genome segment GTCGGCGACACCGCGCTGGCGGTCGCCTACCAGCGGATGGACCGCGACGTCGCGCCGCCCAGCACTGTGATCGAGGGCGTACCAAGGCAATTCGACGAGTTCGTGCTGTGCGCCACCGCACGTGATCCCCAACAGCGGTTCGCCGACGCCGCCGAGATGGCCGACCAGCTGGTCACCGTTGTGCGGGAACTCGATCTTCCACACTTCCGGGTGCCCGCTCCTCGCAACTCGGCACTCCACAACTCGGTGGCCGCGTCGACAGCGGCGCACAACAGCCACGACACCACCGCCCACCTCGGCAGGGACGCGTCGGCCGCACCGGTGAGCCCGCACACCAAGGCATTCGCTCGCGACGAGCTGCCCAGCGTCACCGACGACGACAGCGACGACTTCGACGAGGACGACCATCATTCGGGCACCGGTCTTTTCGCCGGAATCGAGCTGACCGAGTTCTACTTGGCGCGCCAGCGTGCCCGCCGGGTGTTGTTCTTCTGGGTGGTCGCGGTGATCACCGTGGCAGGACTGGCTGCCGCCGGGGCCTGGACCCTGGGCACCAACCTCCCCAACCTGATCTAGTCGCGCAGCATCTCGGCAACCAGGAACGCCAGCTCGAGCGACTGCTGCGTGTTCAGTCGCGGGTCGCAGGCGGTCTCGTAGCGGCCGGCCAGGTCGGTGTCCGAAATGTCTTGCGCGCCACCGAGGCATTCGGTGACATTCTCGCCCGTGATCTCGACGTGAATGCCGCCGGGATGGGTGCCCAGTGCATGGTGCACCTCGAAGAACCCCTGCACCTCGTCGACGATGCGATCGAAATGCCGTGTCTTGTAGCCGGTCGACGACTCATGGGTATTGCCGTGCATCGGGTCGCACTGCCAGATGACCTGATGTCCCGAAGCCTGAACCTTCTCGATGATGGGCGGCAGCACGTCGCGCACCTTGTGATTGCCCATCCGGCTGACCAGCGTCAGACGGCCCGCCTCGTTGCGCGGATCGAGCCGCTCGACGTACTCGACCGCCAACTCGGGCGAGGTCGTCGGCCCGATCTTCACTCCGATCGGGTTGGCGATCACCTCGGCGAACGCGACGTGCGCACCGTCGAGTTGACGGGTCCGCTCCCCGATCCAGACGTAATGTGCCGAGAGGTCATACAGTTTCGGGCTGGAGCCCTCGATGTCGGCCCCGTCGTAATCCATGCGCAGCATGGCCCGCTCGTAGTCCAGCACCAAAGCCTCATGGCTGGCGTAGATCTCGGCGGTCTGCAGGTTGCGGTCGTCGACGCCGCAGGCACTCATGAAGCGCAGCCCACGGTCGATCTCACCGGCCAGTGCCTCATACCTGGCCCCCGCAGGCGAGGTGCGCACGAACTCCCGATTCCAGTCGTGCACCTTCTGCAGCGACGCCATCCCTGACGATGTCAGCGCACGTACCAGGTTCATCGCGGCGCTGGCGTTGGCGTAGGCCCGAACCAGGCGCGACGCGTCGTGCTCGCGCACGGCGGCGTCGGGGGCGAAGCCGTTGATCATGTCGCCGCGGTAGGACCGCAGCCCCAGCGCGTCGATGTCGGACGACCGCGGTTTCGCGTACTGCCCGGCGATGCGGGCCACCTTGACCACCGGCATGCTCGCCCCATAGGTGAGCACGACCGCCATCTGCAGCAGCGTGCGGATGTTCGCGCGGATGTGAGGTTCGGTGTTGTCGACGAATGTCTCGGCGCAGTCCCCGCCCTGCAGCAGGAACGCCTCACCGCGCGCGACGTCGGCGAGATGGGACTTGAGCCGCTCGATCTCGGACGGCACGGTCACCGGCGGGACGCTCTCCAGAACCGTCCGCATCGCCTTGGCCTGATCGGCGGGCCAGCTGGGCTGCTGAACGGCCGGCTTGGCCAGCGCCGCGTCGAGCCGTTGCCGCAGGTCCTCGGGCAGCGGCGGCAGGTCCGGCAGCTGGTCGATGGGTACGTCGACGGTCCAATTCACCCGTCCATGGTAACGGGCGGGCGAATGTGGTTTTACCAGCGTGCGGGCATTTCCCCGGTGGTCATCAGCCGAAATCGGTGCAGGTTGTGCTTCGCGTCGACCAGCGCGTCGTGCGCGTCGCGGGGCCGGGGTGGCATACGAGGGCTGCCACGTTCCTCCCAGAACTGGCGCAACTCGCGGGTGAAGCGCGGGATCGCGGGCGGCAGGTCCGTCATGGGCCCCCAGAGCTGGCACAGCACCACGTGGTCGTAGGCGCCGACCCACGCCCACAACTCGATCTCCTCGTCGCCGTCGATACCGAAGAAATCCTCCAGCTCGGTGCGGATCTGCCGCCGCGAGCGCCACAACGGTGACGCCGGTGACGGCAACTTCGGCAGCACGTGTTTGCGCACCCACTGGCCGGCCCGCTCGGGATCGAATTCGGTTGATATGGCGTAGTACTCACGGCCGTCTTCCGCTGCGACGCCGATGGAGATCAGCTCGATGGTGCGGCCGTTGTCGATGAACTCCGTGTCATAGAAGTACCGCACGTCATGAGACTTTCTGCTGGGCGGGCGCGGTGGAACCCGGCGCGGGGGCGGCGTGGATCTCGCGATCGAGCTGTTGGTCGACCTCGGCGTCGTCGGGGAACTTCGGCATTCCCGAAATGGCATCCTGCAGCCACAGCTTGGCCTGAACCACCGGACGGCGCAGCCAACGCTCCCGCTCCAGGGCCCGATGCATCTTGCGGGGGCGCTTGGTGTAGCGCCAGCGCGCCCACGGCGCGTGCGGTCGCGACAGCCGGATTGCCCCCACGACCAGCAGCGGTGTGATGAACATGCCGACCAGCCCGGTCCACACCTTGCCTTTGAGCAGCACGACCACCGCCAACGCCAGGTTCAGCAGCGCTGCGACGACGACGACGGCGCGCATCGTCACGGACGGATCACTCTCCCAGGTCCCGACGTCGAAGAAGGACAGCGGATTGAAACCCATGATGAGCAGGCCCGCAACCGCCACCGCGACGAACACCGCGTCCACCGATGTGCGGCCGTCCTCGGCCCAGTACACGTCCTCCAGATGCAGGATTAGTGCGAACTCGTCGAGCACCAGCGCCGCGCCGATCCCGAAAAGGATTGATGCGGCGGTGAACTCGGGTACACCGCCGTCGACAGCCAGCGTCACCATCGACACCCCGGAGACCATGACCAGGACCACGCCGATCACCACGTGGTGGATGTGCAGCCCGCTGCCGCCCGAGATGTTGCGCGGCTGCCACCACTTGCGCGGCGCGTCGCTGTCTGCGTGGCTGCGGATGTACCGCACGATTGTGCGGGTCACGAAGAACGTCAGGATGAACGCGATCAGACACCACATCAGCGGTTGCCGGCTTGGCGGGACGTGCAGCGAGAGGTCCCAGTGCAGGTCGAGGTCCGGGGGCACGCAGAAAACTTACGCCGACCTGCGTGTGTCGAGCCCGGGATACCCGTCGACGCGCCGATCGGCACCGATAGTCTGTTCCCCGACATGAGGATCTGGCGGTCGCCCGACGGGGCTGGTTGGGGCCCGACGCTGGCGTGGCGGCTGTTCCAGGTGGCCACGCTCGCGGCGCTCGTCACGGCGGGGTGGCGACTGCTCGGGCACGTCCCGTACCGCATCGACATCGACGTCTACCGGATGGGCGGGCGGGCCTGGCTGGACAATCAGTCGCTCTACGCCGACGGCGTGATGTTCCAGACCCGGGGCGGGCTGGAGCTGCCCTTCACCTATCCACCCCTGGCAGCCGTGGCATTCGCGCCGTTCGCGCTGCTGTCCCTCGAAGCGGCCAGTGTCGCCATCACGGTGACCACGCTGATCCTGCTCGTGGTGTCCACGGTGATCGTGCTGACTCGCCTCGACGTGTGGTCCACCGCGAGCGTGACCGGGGAACCGGCGTGGGTTCGGCGTTCCTGGCTGGCGGCGGCGATCGTGGCCCCGGCCGTGATCTACCTGGAACCGTTGCGCTCGAATTTCGACTTCGGTCAGATCAACGTGGTGCTGATGACGCTGGTGATCGCCGACTGCGTCCCGCGCCGCACTCCCTGGCCTCGCGGCGTGCTGCTGGGTGTCGCGATCGCGCTGAAGCTGACGCCGGCGGTGTTCCTGCTGTACTTCCTGCTGCGCCGCGACACGCGCGCGCTGCTGGTGACCGCGGCCTCGGTGGCCGTCGCCACGTTGGTCGGCTTCGCGTTCGCCTGGCGGGATTCCTGGGAGTACTGGACGGAGACGGTGCGCAACACCGATCGCATCGGCTCGGCAACGCTGAACACCAACCAGAACATCGCCGGTGTGCTGGCCCGACTGGGCATGGCCGAAGGCGAGCGCTTCGCGCTGTGGACGGCGCTGTGCTTCGCGGTGCTGGGTGTCGCGGTATGGGCCGCGCGGCGGGCGCTGCGGGCCGGGCAGCCCGTGCTGGCCCTGATCAGCGTCGCGATGTTCGGTCTGGTGGTCTCACCGGTGTCGTGGTCGCATCACTGGGTGTGGGCGCTTCCCACCGTCCTCGTCACAGCCGTGCTGGCCGTGCGTCTGCGGCACGTCGCTCTCGGCGTGGTCGCGACGGTCGGGCTGGCGCTGATGGTGTGGACACCCATCACCTTGATGCCCGAACACCGCGAGACCACGGCGCCGCTGTGGCGCCAGCTCGCCGGTGGGTCCTACATGTGGTGGGCCCTTGCGACGATCGTCGTCGCCGGCACGGTCACCGCGGGCAGACGTACTCAGGGCGCCGCGGACACCGATCCCGCGGTGCCCGCCGCGAACGCGCTCAAGGCCTGATTCAACCGGCCGCGGAGTCGGGGAGTCGGGTGGGCGGCTTCACGGCCGCGTCATCTTTTCCCACTTTGACGTCGGCCGCGTAGAGGTCCACGTACTCCTGACCCGACATGCGCATCAGCTCGTACATGACCTCGTCGATCACTGCGCGCTCGATGAACCGGTTGCCG includes the following:
- a CDS encoding glycosyltransferase family 87 protein, whose product is MRIWRSPDGAGWGPTLAWRLFQVATLAALVTAGWRLLGHVPYRIDIDVYRMGGRAWLDNQSLYADGVMFQTRGGLELPFTYPPLAAVAFAPFALLSLEAASVAITVTTLILLVVSTVIVLTRLDVWSTASVTGEPAWVRRSWLAAAIVAPAVIYLEPLRSNFDFGQINVVLMTLVIADCVPRRTPWPRGVLLGVAIALKLTPAVFLLYFLLRRDTRALLVTAASVAVATLVGFAFAWRDSWEYWTETVRNTDRIGSATLNTNQNIAGVLARLGMAEGERFALWTALCFAVLGVAVWAARRALRAGQPVLALISVAMFGLVVSPVSWSHHWVWALPTVLVTAVLAVRLRHVALGVVATVGLALMVWTPITLMPEHRETTAPLWRQLAGGSYMWWALATIVVAGTVTAGRRTQGAADTDPAVPAANALKA
- a CDS encoding class II 3-deoxy-7-phosphoheptulonate synthase yields the protein MNWTVDVPIDQLPDLPPLPEDLRQRLDAALAKPAVQQPSWPADQAKAMRTVLESVPPVTVPSEIERLKSHLADVARGEAFLLQGGDCAETFVDNTEPHIRANIRTLLQMAVVLTYGASMPVVKVARIAGQYAKPRSSDIDALGLRSYRGDMINGFAPDAAVREHDASRLVRAYANASAAMNLVRALTSSGMASLQKVHDWNREFVRTSPAGARYEALAGEIDRGLRFMSACGVDDRNLQTAEIYASHEALVLDYERAMLRMDYDGADIEGSSPKLYDLSAHYVWIGERTRQLDGAHVAFAEVIANPIGVKIGPTTSPELAVEYVERLDPRNEAGRLTLVSRMGNHKVRDVLPPIIEKVQASGHQVIWQCDPMHGNTHESSTGYKTRHFDRIVDEVQGFFEVHHALGTHPGGIHVEITGENVTECLGGAQDISDTDLAGRYETACDPRLNTQQSLELAFLVAEMLRD
- a CDS encoding polyadenylate-specific 3'-exoribonuclease AS → MRYFYDTEFIDNGRTIELISIGVAAEDGREYYAISTEFDPERAGQWVRKHVLPKLPSPASPLWRSRRQIRTELEDFFGIDGDEEIELWAWVGAYDHVVLCQLWGPMTDLPPAIPRFTRELRQFWEERGSPRMPPRPRDAHDALVDAKHNLHRFRLMTTGEMPARW